The following are encoded together in the Pectobacterium wasabiae CFBP 3304 genome:
- a CDS encoding winged helix-turn-helix transcriptional regulator, giving the protein MSVHGPSANTPSDMAEPCPMVNFVNLIAGKWAIPILYRLIVIGDPVRFSALQRAIAPITQKELTRQLRLFEQRKLVQRKVYAEVPPRVEYQITPLGKSLQPTLDSLADWMRVHGKTLADDG; this is encoded by the coding sequence ATGTCTGTTCACGGCCCATCAGCAAATACGCCATCTGACATGGCAGAACCGTGCCCAATGGTAAATTTCGTCAATCTCATCGCTGGAAAATGGGCGATTCCCATACTGTACCGCCTGATCGTGATCGGCGACCCCGTGCGCTTCAGTGCACTACAACGCGCCATTGCCCCTATCACTCAGAAGGAACTGACGCGCCAACTGCGCCTGTTCGAACAACGTAAACTGGTGCAACGTAAGGTGTATGCCGAAGTACCACCGCGAGTGGAGTATCAGATCACTCCACTGGGAAAATCGCTCCAGCCAACGCTGGATTCACTGGCCGACTGGATGAGGGTACATGGCAAAACATTGGCTGATGACGGCTAA
- a CDS encoding SDR family oxidoreductase yields the protein MKRLQDKFALITGGTSGIGIETARQFLAEGATVAITGRDENALARAQAELGHATLAIRCDAGDVHAQHGLVDVLAQQWPRLDVLYANAGDVTHRPLEGWDEAAWDRLMATNLKGPFFLVQALLPLLNNPASVILCGSTSAHIGLPQSSVYAASKAGLLSLARTLSAELVTHGIRVNVLSPGPTETPALDKLGLSPEQQRAMQEQIRQLVPIGRMGTPWELAKAAVFLASDESRFVVGTELLVDGGVANL from the coding sequence ATGAAACGGCTGCAAGATAAGTTTGCTTTGATCACCGGCGGCACCAGCGGCATTGGGATAGAAACTGCACGTCAGTTTCTGGCCGAAGGGGCGACGGTCGCGATTACTGGACGCGATGAGAACGCGCTAGCACGTGCGCAAGCTGAGTTAGGCCATGCTACGCTGGCGATCCGTTGCGATGCCGGAGATGTCCACGCCCAGCATGGTTTGGTCGACGTGCTGGCACAGCAATGGCCGCGTCTGGACGTGTTGTATGCCAATGCAGGCGATGTCACCCATCGTCCGCTGGAAGGCTGGGATGAAGCTGCCTGGGATCGACTCATGGCGACCAACCTTAAAGGGCCATTCTTTCTGGTTCAGGCACTATTGCCGTTGCTGAACAACCCGGCCTCGGTGATCCTGTGTGGATCGACCAGTGCTCACATCGGCCTACCGCAGAGCAGCGTCTACGCCGCGAGTAAAGCGGGATTACTCTCGCTGGCGCGCACGTTGTCGGCTGAGCTGGTGACGCACGGCATTCGGGTTAACGTCCTGAGTCCAGGCCCAACCGAAACCCCTGCTCTCGATAAATTGGGTCTCTCTCCCGAACAGCAACGTGCTATGCAGGAACAAATTCGACAGTTGGTGCCGATTGGTCGCATGGGTACGCCGTGGGAGCTGGCGAAGGCGGCCGTTTTCCTTGCTTCTGACGAGTCTCGTTTTGTTGTTGGAACGGAACTGTTGGTCGACGGTGGCGTTGCTAATTTGTAG
- the gcvP gene encoding aminomethyl-transferring glycine dehydrogenase — translation MTQTLSQLEHDGAFIERHIGPSVSQQQHMLSVVGATSLDALIRQIVPADIQLPSPPAVGEAVTEHEALAELKAIAGRNQRYKSYIGMGYSAVLMPPVILRNVLENPGWYTAYTPYQPEVSQGRLEALLNFQQVTQDLTGLDLASASLLDEATAAAEAMAMAKRISKLKQAERFFVADDVHPQMLDVVRTRAETFGFEIVIGKAEEALRDDAVFGVLLQQAGTTGELHDYSDLMAALKARKVVSCVASDMMALVLLTAPGKQGADIVFGSAQRFGVPMGYGGPHAAFFACRDEHKRAMPGRIIGVSRDAAGNTALRMAMQTREQHIRREKANSNICTSQVLLANMAGMYAVFHGPEGLKRIAGRIHRLTDILAAGLAQSGLLLRHRSWFDTLTIEVADKDAVLSRALSFGINLRSDLASAVGITLDEATTREDVLALFAVLLGDDHGLDIDALDAAIGQQAATIPAGLLRHDAILSHPVFNRYHSETEMMRYLHRLARKDLALNQAMIPLGSCTMKLNAAAEMLPITWPEFAELHPFCPPEQALGYRQMIEHLSGWLVQLTGYDAVCMQPNSGAQGEYAGLLAIRRYHESRNEAGRHLCLIPSSAHGTNPASAQMAGMAVVVVACDKQGNIDLHDLREKAQAAGEQLSCIMVTYPSTHGVYEETIREVCQIVHQYGGQVYLDGANMNAQVGITTPGYIGADVSHLNLHKTFCIPHGGGGPGMGPIGVKAHLAPFVPGHQVVKIEGVLTEQGAVSAAPFGSASILPISWMYIRMMGAEGLKQASQMAILNANYIAVRLQQAYPVLYTGRDGRVAHECILDIRPLKESTGISEMDIAKRLIDYGFHAPTMSFPVAGTLMVEPTESESQVEIDRFIDAMLAIRAEINRVAQGEWPLDDNPLVNAPHTQAELVADWVHPYSRELAVFPAGSEHKYWPSVKRLDDVYGDRNLFCSCVPMSDYA, via the coding sequence ATGACCCAGACACTCAGTCAACTCGAACATGACGGCGCGTTTATCGAGCGCCATATCGGTCCTTCCGTTAGCCAGCAGCAGCACATGCTGTCGGTGGTGGGGGCGACGTCGCTGGATGCGCTGATTCGCCAGATTGTCCCGGCGGACATTCAACTGCCTAGCCCGCCAGCGGTGGGGGAAGCCGTGACGGAGCATGAGGCGTTAGCTGAGCTGAAGGCCATTGCAGGACGCAATCAACGTTATAAGAGTTATATCGGCATGGGCTACAGCGCGGTGCTGATGCCGCCGGTGATTTTACGCAACGTGCTGGAGAACCCAGGTTGGTACACCGCCTATACGCCGTACCAGCCGGAAGTCTCTCAAGGGCGTCTTGAAGCGCTGCTGAATTTCCAGCAGGTCACACAGGATTTAACCGGGTTGGATCTGGCCTCCGCTTCGCTGCTGGATGAAGCCACTGCCGCGGCGGAAGCGATGGCGATGGCAAAACGCATCAGTAAACTCAAGCAGGCTGAGCGTTTCTTTGTTGCTGATGATGTACACCCGCAAATGCTGGACGTAGTGCGTACCCGTGCGGAAACCTTCGGTTTTGAGATTGTGATCGGTAAGGCCGAAGAGGCGCTGAGGGACGATGCTGTCTTCGGCGTCCTACTGCAACAGGCTGGAACCACGGGTGAACTGCACGATTACAGCGATCTGATGGCCGCACTGAAAGCGCGTAAGGTCGTCAGTTGCGTAGCGTCTGACATGATGGCGTTGGTACTGTTGACCGCACCGGGCAAGCAGGGGGCGGATATTGTTTTCGGTTCTGCACAGCGTTTTGGCGTGCCGATGGGCTACGGCGGCCCACATGCGGCGTTCTTTGCCTGTCGTGATGAACATAAACGTGCGATGCCAGGCCGTATTATCGGCGTGTCACGCGATGCGGCGGGCAATACCGCGCTGCGCATGGCGATGCAGACGCGTGAACAGCATATTCGCCGCGAGAAGGCGAACTCCAATATTTGTACTTCGCAGGTGTTGCTGGCCAACATGGCGGGGATGTATGCGGTATTCCACGGCCCGGAAGGGCTCAAACGTATTGCGGGGCGCATCCATCGTCTGACCGATATTCTGGCGGCAGGGTTAGCGCAGAGCGGGCTGTTGCTGCGCCATCGTAGCTGGTTCGATACGCTGACGATTGAGGTTGCGGATAAAGACGCGGTGCTGAGCCGCGCATTAAGTTTTGGCATCAACCTGCGCAGCGATTTGGCGAGTGCCGTGGGCATCACGCTGGATGAAGCGACCACGCGTGAAGACGTGCTGGCGTTGTTCGCGGTGCTGTTAGGTGACGATCACGGGCTGGATATTGACGCGCTTGATGCGGCTATCGGTCAACAGGCCGCGACGATCCCGGCTGGGTTGCTGCGTCATGATGCGATCCTGTCGCATCCGGTTTTCAACCGCTATCACAGCGAAACCGAGATGATGCGCTATCTGCACCGTCTGGCGCGTAAGGATCTGGCGCTGAATCAGGCGATGATCCCGCTCGGTTCTTGCACCATGAAGCTTAACGCGGCGGCAGAAATGCTGCCGATTACCTGGCCTGAATTTGCCGAACTGCACCCATTCTGCCCGCCGGAACAGGCGCTGGGCTATCGTCAGATGATCGAGCACTTATCGGGCTGGCTGGTGCAATTGACGGGTTATGATGCGGTTTGCATGCAGCCCAACTCGGGCGCACAGGGTGAATATGCGGGGCTTCTGGCGATCCGTCGCTATCATGAAAGTCGCAATGAAGCAGGCCGTCATCTCTGCCTGATCCCTAGCTCCGCGCACGGCACTAATCCAGCATCGGCGCAGATGGCGGGGATGGCGGTGGTGGTGGTGGCCTGTGACAAACAGGGCAATATCGACCTGCACGATCTGCGTGAGAAGGCACAGGCTGCGGGCGAACAGCTTTCCTGCATCATGGTGACCTATCCGTCTACCCACGGCGTCTATGAAGAGACGATTCGCGAAGTGTGCCAGATCGTGCATCAATACGGCGGTCAGGTGTATCTGGATGGCGCGAACATGAATGCACAGGTCGGCATTACGACGCCGGGCTACATCGGTGCGGACGTATCGCACCTGAACCTGCATAAAACTTTCTGTATTCCGCACGGCGGTGGCGGGCCGGGCATGGGGCCGATTGGTGTGAAAGCGCATCTGGCCCCGTTTGTGCCTGGTCACCAGGTGGTCAAAATCGAGGGTGTGCTGACGGAACAAGGGGCTGTCTCTGCGGCACCGTTCGGCAGCGCCTCGATTCTACCGATTAGCTGGATGTACATCCGCATGATGGGCGCGGAAGGGCTTAAACAGGCCAGCCAGATGGCGATCCTGAACGCTAACTATATCGCGGTGCGTTTGCAGCAGGCCTATCCAGTGCTTTACACCGGCCGTGACGGTCGTGTTGCGCACGAGTGCATTCTGGATATTCGTCCGCTTAAAGAGAGCACGGGTATCAGCGAAATGGATATCGCCAAGCGTCTGATTGATTACGGTTTCCATGCGCCAACCATGTCGTTCCCAGTGGCGGGTACGTTGATGGTCGAGCCGACGGAATCAGAAAGTCAGGTGGAGATTGACCGCTTTATTGATGCGATGCTGGCGATCCGTGCCGAAATCAACCGCGTTGCGCAGGGCGAATGGCCGCTGGACGACAACCCGCTGGTCAATGCGCCGCACACGCAAGCGGAGTTGGTGGCCGACTGGGTGCATCCGTACAGCCGCGAGCTGGCGGTATTCCCGGCTGGTAGCGAACACAAATATTGGCCGAGCGTGAAGCGTCTGGATGATGTTTACGGCGACCGTAACCTGTTCTGTTCATGTGTACCGATGAGCGACTATGCGTAA